Below is a genomic region from Spartobacteria bacterium.
TCGGTTCCGGAGGCGCATCCAGAGCCGCAGCATTGATGTGTGCTAAGAAGGGGGCGGGGCACATCGCCCTCAGTGACTCCGGATCGGGACGGGCACAAAAACTGCAAATGGAAATCCAGCGGCGTTATCCGCAGGTAACGGTTGTTTGTACCACATCGGAAAACCGAATTGAATGGGCTCGTTTGTCAGATTTGATTATTCAGGGTTCGCCGATAGGAATGAAAACAACCGATGCGTCGCCGCTGCCGGAAGACGCCTTCCGTTCGGGCCAGTGTGTCTATGATATGATTTATATGTATCCCTATACCGAGTGTATGCGTGCGGCAGAAACGCGCGGTGCTGTTGTTGCCAATGGACTGGGCATGCTGTTGCATCAGGGCGTCAGGGCGTTTGAAATATTTACTGGAAAAGCGGCACCGCAGGACGTGATGCGTGATGCGCTGGAGCGAAAGGTGTATGGACCATGAATAGCAGTATTTATCTGACCACGGGCGGGTTCTATTATTTCTCGTTTGTCGTCTTTCTGCTGGGTGCATGCCTGGGCAGTTTTTTGAATGTGTGTGTTTATCGCATTCCGCTGGATCAATCGATTGTTACCCCTCGCTCCCATTGTCCGCACTGTGAAACCCTCATTGCGTGGTATGATAATATTCCACTATTCAGTTATCTGGTGCTGCTGCGCGGAAAATGTCGTCATTGTTCCGGACATATCAGCTGGAGATATCCTGCCATTGAACTGCTTACAGCCGTTTTATTTGTCGCGGTCTGGTATCTGTATGGACTTACTGAAACCCCGCAGGGACAGTTGGAAATGATCATGAATCCGATCATTCCTGTGTACTGGCTGGTCGTGTTCGGACTACTGATGGGTACCTTTATTGATTTAGAGCATATGATTATCCCTGATCGCGTATCGCTGGGCGGCATCGTTATCGGATTAATAGCCAGTGCGCTGATTCCCGCGCTGCATCAGTCGGACACCATGCTGCAAAGTCTGATTCGCTCCGGTATGGGTATTCTCGCCGGTTCAGGTTCATTGATGTTGATCGCGGTGCTTGGGAAAATGGCTTTTAAGAAGGATGCCATGGGCATGGGCGATGTCAAACTGCTTGGAGCCATTGGTGCCTTTTTCGGCTGGCAGGGCGTCCTGTTTACGATTATTACGTCATCCTTTATCGGTTCTGCTGTAGGCGTAGGATTGATTTTTGCCGGGAAAAAAGAGTGGCAGGGTCGCATGCCGTTCGGTCCTTGTCTGGCTGTTGGAGCCATGTGGTGGATGCTGGGAGGCGATGCCCTCTGGTACGCGTATCTGCGCTGGGTATCCGGTGGAGCCATTTGAGTAATTTGTCTTCTGCACATCCTCTGATGTGCGATTGGTATATAATAAGTCAGACTTACTATAGATTTTTTGTTGTCATAGTGACATTGCTGTGTTTATTATCAGGGTTGTTTCAGATCTGAGGTAAAGGCGATTATCCCTTGGAGCAGTGCCTCGGCGGTTGCTTGTAAATGGGTGAGTTGTCTAGCATGTTCTTCTGCTTCAGGAATAATCATATAATCGATTTCGCAGAGTACCGAGGGGACTTCCTCGTTGCGCAGGACATGGTAATTACCAAAGCGGATGCCCTTGTCTGCAACCGATGTGGCGGCCGCCAGATAGGGGTGTAGAGATTTTGCCAGAAGGAGGCCTGATGGATAGTAATAATATGTTTCAAGACCTCGCGCTTTGTAAGGATCTCCTCTGGTGGCGTTATAATGAAGACTGATAAATAAATCTGCCTGATTTTCAATGGTCATGGCGACCCGATCATCAAGGGGCACAAATTGGTCGTTGTTTCGCGTTAGAACAGTGTCAAATCCTGCTTGTTTCAGTCGGGCTGACAGTGCGCGTGCTAGTAAGAGATTTAGTTCTTTTTCATTGGTACGTGTGGGGCCAATAGCCCCGGTATCAGAACCCCCATGACCAGGGTCGATGCACACCATTGTTTTTTTTGAGGTAAGCCAAGGTGGCTTTTTAACAGTGATAATCATTGCGTTGTTTTTGAAACGAACCGATGTTCCATAAAGGGGCTGAAATGTGGGATAAAATCGGAATCGCAGAATGTCTTCCTGCAGTTGCGCCCAGTCACAGCCTTGGTTGTGCGAAGAAACAAGATTGGATGTCCGGTCAATGGCAGCGCGGCACTGATATAAAATGAAGTCCGCCTGTGCCTGTCCCAGAGGCATGTTCCAGCGAAATGTTAAAGGGGGAACTGGTGCCAGGGTATATTGCAGTGCGTCAGGCGTTTCTTCATAGCTAAGTTTTGTGATCGTTGCTACCGCGATATTCGTTTCCGCACTTTTTGCAACCTTGTCCACATCGACATGGATGTGGTTGTTCTTTGCGAGCGTAAGCATAACTTCTTTTGGGGATGTGGCCACGCCCATGTATTTTGTGCCGGGTGTCAGAAAGACATCGTACCCGCCCTTTGGTTCCCAGCGGGCTTTAACGTGCCGTAGGGCACCGGTGACCTCCCATGAGCACGGGGTGTTGTCGAACATGGCTGCTTCTGGAGCCGCCGGTTCGTTTACATCAGGTTTCGGCGGAGTTTTGTACTGGATGATTTGACTTTGATCGCCCTTAAGCCGCTCGGTCCAGTTGCAAACCAGCTGAGGTTTGGCTGCATCGAACGGAATGTCGGCACAAAAAGCACCATTATGATACAGTGGCACATCTGTGCCGTTTATCACCAGTTTATCGGCATCCGCCTTTAACTGTCCCCTGAAAAAATAAGTTGATCCCGGCCACAGCGTACTTCCTGGCGACGGCCAAACCATATCCACCTCCGCTTGCAGCTGAAAGGCAAACAGACATAGCTGGAGCAGCAGAACAGAATAACTGGCTGAAAATCGACGCATTAAGGTTTTTTTGCTGGAATATAAATTTTCTGTCCTTTTTCAAGGTGGTTCGGATCTTTGATGTCGTTTTCACGCAGGATCTTGCTGACACTGCTGTTATACGTTTTAGCAATCACCGAGAGTGTATCGCCCGGTTTCACCACATATTCATAAACATAATCGCTGTGTGATGGCGGTGCTGTTTTTTGGGACTGAATGAGAGCCGCAACCTTCTGACTGATGGTATTGATGATTTCCTGTTTCTGAGCAGCCTGTTGTTCCACCAGCGTGTTCATACGCCCTTCCATCTCGTTTAAGCGAGTGTTTATTCCGCGCGTTCCAGCAACCAGGGAATCCGACGTGTCGATCCGAAAAGAGGACAGTGACTGATCCATGCGCTGCATTTCCAGTTCGAGAGCTTCAACGCGGCCGTTTAACTTGCGATTTTCCTCCTGAAGAGAACGCATGCCGGCAATCATCTGCATGCGTTCTGTATCGGTGCTTTGATCGATGAAAAGTGTTTCGCATCCGGTCAGCATACCAATGATTGGTATGGTTAAAAATAGGATATACTTCTTCATAATGACACCTCTGCGTTAGCGTAAAATGACCGTTTTATTATTGTATGCCAATATTTTGTGCTGCAAATGCCACCAAACGGCACGGGACAGCACTATTTTTTCGAGATCCTTTCCCTTGCGAATCAGTTCCGGAATAGAATCTTTGTGTGTAACACGAATGATATCTTGCTCAATAATCGGCCCTGCATCCAGTTCTTCTGTTACATAATGGCTGGTAGCGCCGATAATTTTCACCCCGCGACTATGGGCCGAGTGATAAGGTTTGGCTCCTGGAAAGGCAGGAAGAAAGGAGTGATGAATATTAATCATGCGGTGTTTATACTGATTAATCAGTGTGGGCGTAACGATTTGCATGTAACGGGCTAAAATAACCAGATCAATATTGTTTTCTGCAAGTAGTGCCAGTTGCCGT
It encodes:
- the aroE gene encoding shikimate dehydrogenase; this encodes MIISPTTKTYALLGHPVQHSLSPCMYNAAFASLDMDAVYMAYDVEPLVLNDVLTSLAHLHFGGVNITVPHKEAAWQRVDQRSDTAELLGAVNTIEFVDGRLIGHNTDGVGLIRSLEEHFGDCIGGKSIYFVGSGGASRAAALMCAKKGAGHIALSDSGSGRAQKLQMEIQRRYPQVTVVCTTSENRIEWARLSDLIIQGSPIGMKTTDASPLPEDAFRSGQCVYDMIYMYPYTECMRAAETRGAVVANGLGMLLHQGVRAFEIFTGKAAPQDVMRDALERKVYGP
- a CDS encoding prepilin peptidase encodes the protein MNSSIYLTTGGFYYFSFVVFLLGACLGSFLNVCVYRIPLDQSIVTPRSHCPHCETLIAWYDNIPLFSYLVLLRGKCRHCSGHISWRYPAIELLTAVLFVAVWYLYGLTETPQGQLEMIMNPIIPVYWLVVFGLLMGTFIDLEHMIIPDRVSLGGIVIGLIASALIPALHQSDTMLQSLIRSGMGILAGSGSLMLIAVLGKMAFKKDAMGMGDVKLLGAIGAFFGWQGVLFTIITSSFIGSAVGVGLIFAGKKEWQGRMPFGPCLAVGAMWWMLGGDALWYAYLRWVSGGAI
- a CDS encoding N-acetylmuramoyl-L-alanine amidase — its product is MRRFSASYSVLLLQLCLFAFQLQAEVDMVWPSPGSTLWPGSTYFFRGQLKADADKLVINGTDVPLYHNGAFCADIPFDAAKPQLVCNWTERLKGDQSQIIQYKTPPKPDVNEPAAPEAAMFDNTPCSWEVTGALRHVKARWEPKGGYDVFLTPGTKYMGVATSPKEVMLTLAKNNHIHVDVDKVAKSAETNIAVATITKLSYEETPDALQYTLAPVPPLTFRWNMPLGQAQADFILYQCRAAIDRTSNLVSSHNQGCDWAQLQEDILRFRFYPTFQPLYGTSVRFKNNAMIITVKKPPWLTSKKTMVCIDPGHGGSDTGAIGPTRTNEKELNLLLARALSARLKQAGFDTVLTRNNDQFVPLDDRVAMTIENQADLFISLHYNATRGDPYKARGLETYYYYPSGLLLAKSLHPYLAAATSVADKGIRFGNYHVLRNEEVPSVLCEIDYMIIPEAEEHARQLTHLQATAEALLQGIIAFTSDLKQP
- a CDS encoding LysM peptidoglycan-binding domain-containing protein, with amino-acid sequence MKKYILFLTIPIIGMLTGCETLFIDQSTDTERMQMIAGMRSLQEENRKLNGRVEALELEMQRMDQSLSSFRIDTSDSLVAGTRGINTRLNEMEGRMNTLVEQQAAQKQEIINTISQKVAALIQSQKTAPPSHSDYVYEYVVKPGDTLSVIAKTYNSSVSKILRENDIKDPNHLEKGQKIYIPAKKP